The genomic window GCAAGGAAGGGATGTTGACGCTGACAGGTGCCGTCGCAACGACAACTGGAAAATATACAGGACGTTCGCCAAAAGATAAGTACATTGTTGAAGAAGCTTCCACAAAAGATAAAATCGATTGGGGTTCCGTTAATCAGCCGATTGCGGAAGAAGTGTTTGAGAAATTATATAATAAGGTGATTGATTATTTAATGGCAAAAGACGAAATTTTCGTCTTTAAAGGGTTTGCTGGAGCTGATCCGAAATATCGCTTGCCAATTCAAGTCATTAACGAGTTTGCATGGCACAACTTGTTTGCCCATCAATTGTTTATTCGCCCGACAGAAGAAGAGTTGGCGGAACATCAAGCACAATTTACCGTCATTTCTGCACCGAATTTTAAAGCAGACCCTGCGGTAGATGGAACGAAGTCAGAAACGTTTATCATCATTTCCTTTGAACGCCGCATCGTCTTAATCGGTGGGACAGAATATGCAGGCGAAATTAAAAAGTCCATTTTCTCAGTCGTGAACTATCTTCTTCCAGAACAAAATATTTTGCCGATGCATTGCTCAGCCAACGTTGGCCAAGAAGGAGATGTTGCACTATTTTTCGGGCTTTCCGGCACAGGAAAAACGACGCTTTCTGCCGACCCGAAACGCCGGTTAATTGGTGATGATGAGCACGGATGGTCAAATAGCGGCGTGTTTAACATTGAAGGCGGTTGCTATGCGAAATGCATTAACTTGTCGCGGGAAAAAGAGCCACAAATTTTTGACGCGATTCGGTTTGGTGCCGTGCTAGAAAACGTCGTCATTGACGAGTATACGCGCATTCCGAACTATGATGATGGTACGCTCACTGAAAATACACGCGCCGCCTATCCGATTCAAGCAATCGACAACATCGTCGATCCAAGCGTCGCCGGCCATCCGACGACGATCATTTTCTTAACAGCCGACGCATTCGGAGTGTTGCCGCCAATCAGCAAATTAACGAGAGAGCAAGCGATGTACCATTTCTTAAGCGGCTATACGAGCAAATTGGCCGGCACAGAACGCGGCATCACTTCGCCGCAAGCGACGTTCTCGACGTGCTTTGGCGCACCATTCTTGCCGCTTCCAGCAACGCGCTATGCGGAAATGCTCGGCAAAAAAATTGACGAGCACAATGTGCAAGTATTTTTAGTGAACACCGGCTGGACGGGCGGCGAATACGGCGTCGGCAACCGCATGAAGCTACAATATACGCGCGCGATGGTGCAATCGGCGCTTGAAGGCGAGCTCAACAATGTCGAAACGGTAAAAGATCCGATTTTCGGCCTAGAAATTCCGGCACACGTCCCAGGCGTACCAGACGAAGTGTTACAGCCGAAAAACACATGGGCCGATCAAGAAGCGTATGAGCAGAAAGCAAAGGAGCTTGCCGAACAATTCCGCGAAAACTTCAAAAAATTTGCGAACATCGATCCGAACATTGAGAAACTAGGCGGGCCGATCGTTTAAATGTCAAGGGATATCTTTCCGCTAGGAAGATATCCCTTTTATTAGTTAATCGAATGCAGCGAAACGAGTTCATATGTCACAATCGTGCGGTTGTTTGCCAATTCGATTTTTTTCACAATCGCCTGCCCGCTCGTTTCGCTTTGCAGCGTCCGCTTCACTTCAAGCGGGATATCGAGCGGATAAATGCGGTATCCTTCTTTTTCAAGCAGAAACAAATTATCTTTCACGCGCTGTTCTTTTCCTTTTGTCACAATCATCGTTTGAAACTCTAACGGCATGCCCATCATCTTCACCTCTTTCATAAAATCTTTGCTATTTTCATTGAACCATATTTGGCGCGATTTCTCAAATCGCCCCCAAAAACCCTTTATTTCCCACAATTATCCTGCCCATCTTTTTGCTATAATAGAGTATATGTTTTATAGAAAAACAGCTAGAATAGGAGGCAACGATGAAAAACAAACGTAACTATTCAGCCGTTACATAGAAAAAGTTTACGAGATCGGGTTTATTTCTGCTCCCCTTGTCTATACTAGTACCATCCAAGACAAGGGAGGTGAACACGATGGCAAACGTTGTTTTTGATTTTCAACAAGCGGTCTTTACACTCGAAAGCATGGTCGCAAAAATCGAGCGCCAAGCGCAAACCATCGAAAAACTCATCAAAGAAAACGAGCAGCTAAGACAAGAAAACCAACAATTAAAAGCACGTATTGCAGAATTAGAAGCCCGTACGAAAAAAAACAGTACGAACAGCCACTTACCGCCGTCCTCTGACCGGTTTGTGGCGAAATCCCCTTCTCGCCAACCGTCGGAGAAACAGCCGGGAGGGCAACTAGGGCATCGAGGAACGACGCTCCGCCAAGTACCGAATCCTGACCATCGAGTCCTTCACCGCGTGACCAAATGCAAAGGATGTGGTCACTCTTTAGAACATGTTGCTCCGCTTCAAGTAGACATTCGCCAAGTGTTCGACCTCCCAGTGGTTCGAATGGAAGTGACTCAACACGAACGGGAAGTGAAGGGGTGTCCGAAATGTCATCTCGTCCAGCAGGCAGAGTTCCCTTTTTATGTCACGAATCATGTCCAGTACGGACCAGCCATCACTTCCCTTGTTTTATACTGGAATCATGCGCAGTTGATCCCGTGCGAGCGTGTCACGGAGATGGTCAAAGCGTTAGTGGGCCATTCAATCAGTGCAGGCACAGTCGTGAACATGACGAGACGGTGGCTCCCTGTGTTAGAAGCAGCGCTCAAAGAGATCGAAACGGCGTTGCTAACCTCCAGCACGTTGCACGTCGATGAAACGAGCCTGCGTGTGAACAGAAAGAACCAATGGGTGCATGTGGCTTCCACTGCCAAGGTCACACGATACGGGCTTCATCGTTCCCGTGGAAAGCAAGCGACGGACGACATCGGGATCTTGCCACGGTACAAAGGAACGATGGTACACGATGCGTATTCGGTGTACCCGATGTACACAGAGGCGAGCCATGCGCTTTGCCACGCCCATCATCTCCGGGAGCTTCGGGCATATACGGAACTTTACGGCCATTCATGGTCGAAAGAGATGACCGAAGCACTGTTGGAGATGAAACAGGCGGTGGAGAAAGCGGGCGGAGCTCTACCGGAAGAGGAAGTCCGGTATTGGGAAGCAGTGTACGACCAGCTTCTAGCGAATGGTCGACAAGAACTCGATGAACGTTGCCGACAAGGCAACCATGAAGGCGTCCGCAACGCGCAAAATTTCATCCAGCGCCTGGAAAAGCGCAAGCAAGAAGCGCTTCTCTTCCTGCGAAAGAAAGAAGTGCCGTTTGACAACAACCAAGCCGAGCGTGATTTGCGGATGGTGAAAGTCAAACAAAAAATTTCCGGAACGTTTCGTCAGGAAGACGATGCCGAGGCTTTCTGCACCATTCGCAGCGTCATTTCTACCCTGCAAAAACACGGAAAGCCGGTTTGGGAATCGTTGCAAAGACTTCTAAGTGGGGAGTCTCTCCAAACGATTCTCCATTCCTCCTAGGGCATTTTCGATACTGGAAATGCCCTATTGGTGCTGGATTCTGAAAATCTCACTAGTATTGGGCTGAATGGATACAAACAAACTTCTTTTCTTCTTATCCGCTATGTTGTTCGCCTTCTTCATCGGACAAGTTCCGGCAACAGCTAAAGGAACGAATGCAGACGCATTAGTCCAGCAAGCAGAAACATATAGTGAACAATTGAAACGGTACATTTATTTTGAGTATGCAAAAAAAATTGCTGCTGCACCACCTCAACTGTTAAGCAACACTACCAAGACGATTCAGCAAGCAAAAGCAGCAGCGGCTAAAACAAAAGGCACAAAGCGCGCGAAACTATTGGCGCGTTTAAAAGCCGTCGATACCATGTATAGTCGAGCAGTCGCTTACAATAATGCCGTCCGAACAGGAACAAGTTTAAAAGACAAAACAAACCGGCTACTAGCCTCTTTTAAACAAAATCCGGCGAGCGACCAAACGGAAGCGATGTATACAGCGGTTCAATCAGAACTAAAGAAATTTGCTAGCGCCTATCAGCAAGTATACGGATCACCGACGCGGACAGCGCTCTATCGTACATATCATGCACCGGCAGAGCAAGCAATCAATCAAACAAAAACGGCATACGTTTTAAAAACGGAATTTAACAAGCTTCGCCAAATGATCCGTTACAGCAAAAACGAAGCCACTATTTTCAATCAAATCGACAAATTTGAAGCACATCTTATGAGCGTGAAAACAAATCGTTCCTTGTTCACTGCCTTTTCCAATTCTTATGAAGATGTTTTAAAAGCACAAGGAACGTCACAAGGAATTTCAACGTTAATCTTAAAAAAGATTATTGCCCAAGAAAAAAGCGTTCTTTTCTTAGAGATGTTTAACGAAGCGAACGAGCCGATCGCTCAAGCAAGTGGCTTTGTTGTCGGCAAAAGCACTATTTTAACGAACTTCCATGTCGTGCAAGGCGCAGCGAAAATTGTAGCATACGACGAAAATGGAAATGAAATTCCGATTCGCGGAGTTGTTCAATACGATGAAACAACAGATTTAGCACTTCTTGCGACGCAAACGGATTTAGCGTTACCTGCGCTTAAAATAGGGGATACTTCCTTGCTTGAAAAAGGGGATCCGATCGTCACGATTAGCAGTCCAGAAGGGCTGATGAACACCGTATCGACAGGGATTATTAGCAATCTGCATTTAATGGAAGATGAAGCAGGAAACGAAGTCCGACTTATTCAAATTACCGCACCGATTACACACGGAAGTTCTGGGGGAGCGTTGTTTAACGAATTCGGGCATGTCATCGGTGTGACCTCATCGGGATTCGACGTCGGCAATATTAACTTTGCCGTAGATATCGTTCATGCAGCACATTGGATTTCGTTTTATAAGGAAAAAACAGCCGCATCTCTCACGGTCATTCCTTATCGGTTATTGCCTGCTCCGCAAAATGAAAGCGCGCCATCATCCGAAACAGGCAGTACAATACCAACGACTGGAACGACGGTGACACCACCGCCAACTATGCCGGTCAGTACAAGCAAGCTATATCTTGATTTTCAAGCAGTCGAAACGGTGTTTCATCCGACGAAACCGATTTTATATGCGCTCGATGGCAATAAAAACGTCGTCGAAGTTAACTTAGAAACAAAAACAGCGAAAAAAATTTCTTTGCCGCTAGCACCCGAACGGCTATATTTCGCAAATAACGAGCTATATGTTACACTGCCAAAAAATCAGCATAGCAGCACATGGTGGGAGGATCAACAAGAAGGCGCGTTCGCTATTATTGATGCAGAAACGTTCTCATTAAAAGCAGTCGTTGATATTCCGCTCGATCCGTGGGATATCGTCGCAGATGACCGCTACATCTATATTTCCAGTGGATCCGGTCAATGGACGTACTTGAAAGTATATTCCCGCCAAACGCTACTAGAAGTCGCACGCGTATACGGCATTTACCAACAATCGTTTTTAGCGATGCACCCAGATGGCGGAAAAGTATATGCAATTACCACCGGATTAAGCCCGCGAGATGTGGAAACGTACGTATTTAACGATGGAAAAATGATTTCGCACTATGATTCTCCGTATCATGGGGACTACAATTTAAATACGAATATGGCGATTTCACCAGATGGGCAGTTTCTTTTTAATGGATCAGGCGTCATTTTTCAAGCAGCTGCGGTGCAAAAATTTGATATGACTTATGTGACAACGCTCTATAACTCATATCAACATATCGCTTTCTATCTTCCGAAAAACGTGTTTTACACAAGCAAAGGAAAAACGATCGATGTATACGATTATACTACTTTTCAACGTATAAAAAGTTATCCATGGAATCAAGAGCTTCAACGGCTATACGTACAAAACGACCAACTCATTACGCTGTCCAAAGAAGGGGCTCGGTATGTCGTCCAAACATATTCGTTGAACGAGCAAGGAATGCTTATTTATTAGTAGCAAAAAAGCATGGGAAAGGGAAAACCTTTTCCATGCTTTTTCATTCTTCCCCATCAAAACGCCCGTTTGTCTTCCACTTTTGCTTCTTAGGCATTCACACATTTTTTTCACCAGCATACGATAAGGTAAATTCACGAAAAGGAGGTATGATCCTATGAAAAAATGGCTACGCATTGCGATGATTTCATTGTTTACCGTTTTTTTAGCCATTCCGATCGCCTGTACGAAACAAGAAACGACAAAAACGGTACGGGTAGCCGAAGTAACCCGCTCAATTTTTTACGCCCCACAATATGTTGCCCTTGCGAGAGGATTTTTTAAAGAAGAGGGACTCAACGTCGAACTGACGACGACATGGGGCGGAGATAAAACGATGACCACTCTTCTTTCAGGAGGTGCCGACATCGCATTGGTCGGCTCGGAAACATCGATTTACGTCTATAGCCAAGGAACGAGCGATCCGGTCATCAACTTTGCCCAGCTAACCCAAACTTTTAAGCAGGTTGATAACACCTTGACTGACTTATTTTTCTCAACGAGATGATACCTTAAAAACAACGAAAAAAACAAGGCGGATCACTCCGCCTTTTCTCTGTTGTTTATTAGACTCATTCCGCATCATACGGCCGGTATTTCTTGCGCAGTTCCTTTAGTTCCTGTGCAAGTGCTTCAACATCGATTCGGAAAAACAATTTATCTTTTTGGAAGCTTTTGATTGGTGTTATTCTTCCTGATTCGATTAACTTACTAAGGCGTTGATATGTCACGCCCAAGATCTCCAGTGTTTCAGCGACCCCGAGGACTTCACTTTGAATGAAGTCCTCGAGTTCTTTCCGTGACGCAAAGTGGTATGGCACGCTGTTTCCTCCTTTATCTGTTTCGGAAGTACGAGACAATGTAACGAATGCCCGCAATTCCCCATACAACAATAACAACCAACAACACGGTGTCTAATACGCCAAGATCTCTGAAATCAGCAGTCACGAAAAAACGAACCGCAACAAACGCTAACAAAATGTTCGCAAGCCAAGCTAGCTTTGACATACATTTTGGGAGATGATAATATTTTTTATACAGAAGCCCTTCCCGAAGGTCGGGCTTCCTTATTCGGTTATCGGCGACGTTTCTTTTTGGAGCGTCGCTTTTTCTTTTGGTTCCGTCCTTCCATGAAGGCGATGGTCGCTAGGACGAAACCGGCGATACTACAAAGTTTTTCTATGATGTCCAGCCACTTCATCATCCCCCAGTCGTTCACCTCCTTTCTAGCTTTATTATAACATATCTATTTAAATATTACAATAGATAAAATAAAAAATTTTCTCTATTTAAGTAATTTTTTATATCCCCGCCAAAACAGCGGGGATCAACTCAGTCGGTGATATAGACGGGATACCCTTTTTTCTTCAGCTCCTCCGCCAACCGCTCGGCGTTGCTCCGATCAGTAAAAGCCCCAACTTGGACGCTGTAGAGTTTGTCCTTAGAAGCAGTTGACGGTGCAGGACTCGACTTTCTTTTCAAACTGTATGTCTCGGCGATTCCAGCGACAATTGCCGCCGCTACTTTTCTCCTGTAGGAGTCAGATTTTAAAAGCGTTGCTTCCTCTTTGTTGGTCATGAAACCGCACTCAATCAGAATAGCTGTCATCTTCGTCTCACGCAACACATGGAAGTCTGCTGTTTTTACACCGCGATTCTTTCGTCCGGTCTCTCGAATAAGATGGTTCTGCACGTTCGCCGCAAGCATCATCGCCTCTTTCGGTTTCGAGGTGTAAACATACGTTTCAATTCCTTCAGCACTGCTCCACCCGGATCCAGCGGCATTGGCATGAATCGAAACATATACATCTGCCCTCCAAGCATTGGCTGTATCCGTTCTCGTTTTTAGTGGCACATCCGCCTTTCCGGTCGGATCGTCAATCCGCAGCACTTCAACCCCTTCAAATTCCCCCAGTTCCTCTTGTACTAGCGTTGCTACAGCACTGTTGAACTCCCACTCACGCATGCTACCGTCTGGAGTTCTTTTCCCCGGTGTATTGTATCCATGCCCGGCGTCGATTGCAACTTTCAACATTATTTCCCCTCTCCTTTCTGACTTTCACTTTTTAGTTGCGCAAACACCTTAGAAACCTGTCCTGGAATAGATACACCCAAACGACCGAGATTTTCAATGAAACTGATTCCTTCATTCCCGATCAGAAACATAATCATCGTATTGCGCATAAAATCACCGCTACCTGTCACCGCGTCCAGTTGGTTTGCCACGATGACAGCTAAAATCATAGCCATTTTTTTCATTAACCCTCTAAACGCTGTTTTGGATGAAACTTCTTTTGTTCCAACAGCAACCATCAGACCTGAAATATAATCCACTGCCATCATGATTCCGAGTGCAATAGCAAGATGATCAACCCCGCCAATTAAATAGGCGATAGCTGATGTGCTACCGCCTGTGATTGTCGTGTATAGTGTGTTTGTATTATGTTTCATTTGTTTTCCTCTCTTTCTTTAAGAATAACAAACACCCTCTCATGCGAAAGTGCACTTATTGCGCATAATCGTCCTATTGCGTTATTAAATCCTCTCGTCCTTTCTCCCGAAGGTAAGCGTCAATGCCTTCTTTTAAGTCTGGACGCTTGGAAATGACAAAATCATACGTGTACGCTCCGTCAACGATACGTTGTGCTAAATATGCCGCCATTTTACATACCTCCTAACAGTAAGTCATCTAATGCTTTTTGAATAATTTGTTGACGTTGCTCCAATTCCTTCACCTGCTCCGTCAACGGTTTTTGAAACACCGGTTCTTGTGTTGGTGTAGTTGGGTCAGGATACGAAAATTCTAATTCTAGTGTTTGAGGGTTCACTCGAAAACCATTACATTGCGTAAAATCTTCCGCATATTGTCCATATTCAAGCTGAATAACGCCAACCGTATCACGAACACGCTCCTTTAATGTTTGGTATATCTCGAAATCTTGGTCAATGGTTGTTTCAACAACTGCACCCATCATTTCGCCTGTGTCGAGAATAACGTTTCCTGTTGATTTGTCATAATAAATTTTGCGCCCGATTCGATTCATTTTTGTCCCACCTTATTCAATTGCTATCCACTTATAGCTAGCAACTTCTGGCAAATTAATTGAGAATCCGTCTGTATATATAGACCAAGTTGTATGACTAACTATACCGCCGTAAGAGTAATAAGTTTGGTCTAAATTATCATTAACCTGCCAATAAACTATCCTACCATTAACACTATACTGACCTCCTCCAATATTCTCAACGACCACAAGAGAAGGTCTAAATGCAAGACCTCTTATAGTTACTGATGACGTTGAACTAACTTGACCACTAGCCCATTTCTTCCCTGTTGGAATACTATTGACCCCTGTATTCAATTCATCGAATGTCGGAACTGCCCCAGCTTGAGTCACAGTCCCACCTTTGCCAATGATGGCGGACTTTAGCTGGGCTTTACCATCATTGACATAGAAAAAATCCGATTCTTGAGAATATGGGGTTGCTTGAGTTCCGTATTCAAATTTGATTCGCGTTACCGCCTTGCTTCCTGACGGCATTCCTTGTGGGTCACCACCAACAACGAATTTTATCCAAACTTCAGTTGTTCCGGAAGGAATAAAGAAAGTATCGGTTTTTCTATGCCAATCCCTGTTCAAATCAGCTCTTAATTGTCCTAATATTTGAGGATTCCCATTCCCGTAAAGTTCCACACAGATATTTCCATGTGTTTGACTTAAGCTGTAAAACCACGCAGATATTGTTACATATACTCCACCATTCCAACAAGGAATTCTTTGTGTATTGTCCAATACATGCCATTCATTGGCTGAGACAGCGCTAAAATGGTCAACAAATGAACCTAAATTTAATGTTTGACCGACGAAAAAATGTGAACATGTATTTACCCAACCAGCCAACCCAAACTGAAAAGACGAGTTTTTAACTTTATTAGGATTTGCTTGAAGGACAAAATTTTTAGCATTTTGCTCTGCATTATTCCAAGCCGTTCTTTCTGCTGCCGTTATGTGCTTCACATAATCCGCCGAATGCGCAGCAATCGCGTCATTCACCTGCTTCACCGCGTTCGCTGTCGGCGCTTGTGTCGTGCTAGTGCTGGATGTAGAATCGACTAATTGAACAATCCCCGGCGCACTTGTGCTTGCGCTCGGCAATTGAGATGTCGGTACTTTTGTGTCACTGTCAAGAGAGGCGACGCCGTTTGCCGCGCCTTTTTGGCTGGCCGGAATAGCGTCCGTGATTCCGTATCCAGCAAGCGTTGTTGGTTTGCTTGTAATTTCTGCGAATGTATGCGTATGTCCTGTCGGACTGGCCCCTACATCACTAGCTGTCAGAGTGACGGCTCCTGTCTTGTTGTTGACGCTCGCGACTGTGTTGCGTTGAGCACCCGACTCGATCCCGTCGAGTTTTGCTTTATCTGCCGCAGACATTCGTCCTGCTTGCGACGCTGTAGCCAGTTTGGTCACTTCAACGTCCAAAACATCAAAGTTTTGATTCAAATCATCGATGTTGACAACGTCTGTGCCTTCAGGCTTCTTTAAACCCAAGTTCCCTGTATACTGCACCCTTCTCACGCTCCTTCATCGTATACTTTGAGTTCATTCCACGTTTTTAAACTTGCTTGAGCCCACGTGAGAGATTTCACTACATCCCACACCGTATATGTGTACTTAAAGCTATATGCCAAGTGTGCCGGTTTAATCTGTTCCAGCATTTCAATGAATCCTGCCATGTTTGGCGGAATGCCCTTCACGCCGATGAATTTGATTTCAAATCGGTGTTCCGCCGGGTACTCAATCACATCCACTTCTCCACCACTGAACGCAGCCGCAGCGTTCTGAATCATCTGTTTAGTTACGGTACCAAAACCGCGTAGTTTCGCTTTGATTCGCTCTCTACGCCACTCTATCGACTTGGTCGTATCCACTACCAGCCCAAGTTCTGATTCCCAAAACGACAATCCCCATGTCGCTGTGCCGACTGAAAATTGATCGAGCAACTGATCGATTTCAAACAAAAGCTGTCCGAGCTCTTCTCCCTCTGTACTCATGATTTGCTGAAACTCTCGAATGCCCTGATAATAGTCGGGGAGATATTGAAACAAATCAACCATTCATCTATACCCCCAAACTTATGGTTCCGAGTACCGGAACCTCATCATCTTGCAACGCAATATTGACCGCACCGCCATTCAAGGTCAAACCGCTATAGTCGATGACACCCGGGGTATTCAATAAAAGTGTCCCGATTTTTGCGTAGCTAACATACGTCATTGAAAAAGCGATTTCTTTGAAATATTCATCCAACGACACCGCAAAAGCATCTTGTACGTTTTGCAGTGTGTATCCCAGCGCAAGGACTACGTTTGCCGAAACGTTAATCGACTTGCCCGTCGCCGAAACCACTGTGACAGATGCTCCGATTGGTCGTACTTGTTCGATATATTCTTGCACCTGCGCAACCAATTCATTGGTTGCTGGCTGCATGTCTGTGTTGACGATTATGACTTTGACAGTGCCCGGACCATTCCAAAGAGGCGTAACCTTTGCTGCGCCTACGCCTGCGACCTCGGTTGCCCATCGCTTGTAGTCTGCCGCGTTTCCACTCGTTCCTGGTTCTCGTACTTTTTGTAAAAATCGTTTTCGGAGGGAATCGTCGCTTTCTTCGTCCTCACCAGGAATGAGAACGTCGGCTAGTATCGCTGTCCCTAGTCCCTCAATCGGTTCGATCGGGAGGAGATTTCCGAATTCTTGATTCCCAACACTCCCTGATGTTTCAGCCTGCATACGAAACTGACCGTCTGTGATTTTTTCAATCGCTACATAGACCATATCATTTAGTCGAAATCTACTTCCGATTGGAATATTAAACGGTGCATTGTTCCCATCCGTAAATACCCCTTTTCGCACAGCAGGCGTTGCTTGCTTTCTGTATACACCAAAGTCTGCGGCGCGCTTATCTAAATATTCGCCCGTCGATGTTTCTCCAAAAACAAGACGCAAAACTACATCCAACTCCGCATACATTTGTGCTAGTTCCTCCGCAGCCGGCGCTAATGCGTCGTAGATGACAGAGCCTTCTTGCTTATCTATGTCATCCGGTATTCGGTCAAGCATTCTTTGTAAAATTGCCTCAAACGTTTGATTCTCAAACAATGCCGTTCACCTCCTTGGACATTTCTATTTTTCCGTATACAGTTTGACACACGAATGAGGCGATAGCCGAATCTCCTTGGAATTGGATGTTCATATCTTCAACTGATAGGACGCGCGTATCCTGTAGAACGGCTTCTTCAATCCTCCGTAGCAATTCTGCTTGAACAAACAACCTTTCTTTTCCAATTAAGTTTTCAAAGCCATAATTGTCACTGTAAATTAAATATTTGAAGCGCTCCGTACTTAGCATCTTGAAAATAGATTGTTTGATCGCTTCTAGCCCGTCAATCATTCCGACACATCGGCCGTTTTCAAAGTCTAGGCGATATGTTTTGCTAGGCAAAGTAGAGTCATTATTCACTTCCAAATCTTCAATCAGAATACCCCCAGAAGGCAATACCATCACTTCACCACCTTATCCAAAACAATGAATTGCTGACCGCCCTGCACACGCAGCAAAACCACTCTATCTCCCCTTCTTACATTCGCCTGATCTACACGTTCCGTGATCACTAAAAAATCTTCCGTCAGTCTCAACTTTTGATGGATTTGAATCTCAAGAGGACTTTCAGATGCAACGGTGCCAAACAAAACATTGACTGGATTTGTCGCCTCCACGGCCTTTACTGCCACATTTTTAATTAAATCTACTAGACTCATCAAATCACCTTCAAATCAAGCTGCATGGTATGCACACCGCCTTCCCAATTGTGCGTGCACTCATCGACGAGAAAATATTGTTTCACACCAATTTTTTCAATGTACACAAACACAAAACAACCTGCGCGCACTTTCCAATGACCGAGGCAATTGAGTTTCAACGATTTCGTTTCGCGGTTACGCAACTTAATCAGCTTATCCAACAAGTCTTTAATTTGCGCTGCCGTCATCTTTTCGTCGACTTTCCGAAATTCTTGTAGCCGTCCCCATTTGGCAATGTTCGCGCTGTCTTGTGCAATGTAAACCTCACGTTTACCTGTTTTCTTATTGTCTTGTACGATTTTGACGCGATTATACGTTTCTTCGTCGATTGATTTTTTATACTCAAAATCAAAAAGCAGACTCTCTTCCCCAATGTAAAAGTCGTCTGCTTGAATAGCCATGTTATTGATATTTCGCAATTCCAATTTCCCAAAATTATCGAACAGCACATAGTTTCTGTTCGTCGTAATCAGTGTTGAATCTAAAAACTTTGCCACGACATCAAGCGCTTTTTTGTTGTCTTCGACCATTGCTGGTACTTTGTATCCCGTTTCTTCAAACGTTCCTACTTTCAACCCTGCGTCGTGTGCGATTTTCTTTATACCAGCTGTCGCTGTTGTCGCTGAAAACACAAACGTATCGTTATACATGAGATATCGCAATTGGTCATATGCTTTCAC from Anoxybacillus amylolyticus includes these protein-coding regions:
- the pckA gene encoding phosphoenolpyruvate carboxykinase (ATP) gives rise to the protein MSIVDVTNKLAVLLHQSNVQENLSVPQLVEKVLARKEGMLTLTGAVATTTGKYTGRSPKDKYIVEEASTKDKIDWGSVNQPIAEEVFEKLYNKVIDYLMAKDEIFVFKGFAGADPKYRLPIQVINEFAWHNLFAHQLFIRPTEEELAEHQAQFTVISAPNFKADPAVDGTKSETFIIISFERRIVLIGGTEYAGEIKKSIFSVVNYLLPEQNILPMHCSANVGQEGDVALFFGLSGTGKTTLSADPKRRLIGDDEHGWSNSGVFNIEGGCYAKCINLSREKEPQIFDAIRFGAVLENVVIDEYTRIPNYDDGTLTENTRAAYPIQAIDNIVDPSVAGHPTTIIFLTADAFGVLPPISKLTREQAMYHFLSGYTSKLAGTERGITSPQATFSTCFGAPFLPLPATRYAEMLGKKIDEHNVQVFLVNTGWTGGEYGVGNRMKLQYTRAMVQSALEGELNNVETVKDPIFGLEIPAHVPGVPDEVLQPKNTWADQEAYEQKAKELAEQFRENFKKFANIDPNIEKLGGPIV
- a CDS encoding DUF2584 domain-containing protein; this encodes MGMPLEFQTMIVTKGKEQRVKDNLFLLEKEGYRIYPLDIPLEVKRTLQSETSGQAIVKKIELANNRTIVTYELVSLHSIN
- the tnpC gene encoding IS66 family transposase, translating into MANVVFDFQQAVFTLESMVAKIERQAQTIEKLIKENEQLRQENQQLKARIAELEARTKKNSTNSHLPPSSDRFVAKSPSRQPSEKQPGGQLGHRGTTLRQVPNPDHRVLHRVTKCKGCGHSLEHVAPLQVDIRQVFDLPVVRMEVTQHEREVKGCPKCHLVQQAEFPFYVTNHVQYGPAITSLVLYWNHAQLIPCERVTEMVKALVGHSISAGTVVNMTRRWLPVLEAALKEIETALLTSSTLHVDETSLRVNRKNQWVHVASTAKVTRYGLHRSRGKQATDDIGILPRYKGTMVHDAYSVYPMYTEASHALCHAHHLRELRAYTELYGHSWSKEMTEALLEMKQAVEKAGGALPEEEVRYWEAVYDQLLANGRQELDERCRQGNHEGVRNAQNFIQRLEKRKQEALLFLRKKEVPFDNNQAERDLRMVKVKQKISGTFRQEDDAEAFCTIRSVISTLQKHGKPVWESLQRLLSGESLQTILHSS
- a CDS encoding trypsin-like peptidase domain-containing protein, producing MDTNKLLFFLSAMLFAFFIGQVPATAKGTNADALVQQAETYSEQLKRYIYFEYAKKIAAAPPQLLSNTTKTIQQAKAAAAKTKGTKRAKLLARLKAVDTMYSRAVAYNNAVRTGTSLKDKTNRLLASFKQNPASDQTEAMYTAVQSELKKFASAYQQVYGSPTRTALYRTYHAPAEQAINQTKTAYVLKTEFNKLRQMIRYSKNEATIFNQIDKFEAHLMSVKTNRSLFTAFSNSYEDVLKAQGTSQGISTLILKKIIAQEKSVLFLEMFNEANEPIAQASGFVVGKSTILTNFHVVQGAAKIVAYDENGNEIPIRGVVQYDETTDLALLATQTDLALPALKIGDTSLLEKGDPIVTISSPEGLMNTVSTGIISNLHLMEDEAGNEVRLIQITAPITHGSSGGALFNEFGHVIGVTSSGFDVGNINFAVDIVHAAHWISFYKEKTAASLTVIPYRLLPAPQNESAPSSETGSTIPTTGTTVTPPPTMPVSTSKLYLDFQAVETVFHPTKPILYALDGNKNVVEVNLETKTAKKISLPLAPERLYFANNELYVTLPKNQHSSTWWEDQQEGAFAIIDAETFSLKAVVDIPLDPWDIVADDRYIYISSGSGQWTYLKVYSRQTLLEVARVYGIYQQSFLAMHPDGGKVYAITTGLSPRDVETYVFNDGKMISHYDSPYHGDYNLNTNMAISPDGQFLFNGSGVIFQAAAVQKFDMTYVTTLYNSYQHIAFYLPKNVFYTSKGKTIDVYDYTTFQRIKSYPWNQELQRLYVQNDQLITLSKEGARYVVQTYSLNEQGMLIY
- a CDS encoding N-acetylmuramoyl-L-alanine amidase, giving the protein MLKVAIDAGHGYNTPGKRTPDGSMREWEFNSAVATLVQEELGEFEGVEVLRIDDPTGKADVPLKTRTDTANAWRADVYVSIHANAAGSGWSSAEGIETYVYTSKPKEAMMLAANVQNHLIRETGRKNRGVKTADFHVLRETKMTAILIECGFMTNKEEATLLKSDSYRRKVAAAIVAGIAETYSLKRKSSPAPSTASKDKLYSVQVGAFTDRSNAERLAEELKKKGYPVYITD